A window from Salarias fasciatus chromosome 11, fSalaFa1.1, whole genome shotgun sequence encodes these proteins:
- the LOC115397386 gene encoding sialic acid-binding Ig-like lectin 11 isoform X2 produces MFVLIWATLLLCARDSTANTGFTARHAVWYQCQETKDRCGDVDIIFHTNNNNRKGQPGFRGRVSLLEPDVRQRICSIVINDLKESDSGAYQFRVIGTRDSDRYQFLQKVLISVKGLSQKPTVEIPPLTEGREATLTCTAPGLCSGSAPEFLWTWSGAGGSISGNITTLTDRLNAIANRYSSTLTFNPSAEHHGTNITCTVRLTDDRTTEETVTLNVSYVKDLRIIGETAVKEHETLNLTCSVDSFPPSRITWIKLSDLFLQNGTETVVQNDTSAELLNETETSEQEDGDKNSLIISDVTAGDSGQYICNAEHLDQTLTKEINVTVKYRRNPQMAGSTAVNDGDVLNLTCSADSFPPSLIIWTKLGFNTTLQTDSGSASLVIPNVTAEDSGQYVCTAVYLDSAATEYADVTVTYIHKSSGCELRSDVLTCVCISEGFPLPTIKWPTLNSHTEYSIMTTVSNHTVNSTVTLSLKTEGNTTVECVSGNENGELKKTLPVEKKLSGKEDPSIQEVVSLEVIVAFLIGVLLSAIISFLFIKCYRRKQKTSANADETVELVTNNNNPLAVEDDRPYDQEEAHAGTAAAEKTAAELDSESKDVEYANIDFSLLKRKTPLDEARTDESTKTEYAEIKKEVIEEREDDGREESEMLEREEEVEAKEGEEEAAEMEAVYSNVKEVMNEI; encoded by the exons GCTTTACTGCCAGACATGCAGTTTGGTACCAATGTCAGGAGACTAAAGACAGATGTGGGGACGTAGACATAATATTCCACACTAACAATAACAACCGAAAAGGTCAGCCTGGGTTCAGAGGTCGAGTGTCACTTTTGGAGCCTGATGTGAGGCAGAGAATCTGCAGCATCGTGATCAATGACCTGAAGGAGTCTGATTCTGGAGCTTATCAGTTCAGAGTCATTGGGACCAGGGACTCTGATAGATATCAATTCCTTCAAAAAGTACTGATCTCTGTTAAAG GTCTCAGTCAGAAGCCCACCGTGGAGATTCCTCCACTGACAGAAGGACGAGAGGCCACGCTGACCTGCACCGctcctggtctctgctctggatcTGCTCCTGAgttcctctggacctggagcgGAGCAGGAGGGAGCATCTCAGGAAACATCACCACTCTGACTGACCGCCTGAATGCCATCGCAAACAGATACAGTTCAACTCTGACCTTCAACCCCTCCGCTGAACACCACGGTACCAATATAACCTGTACGGTCCGGCTCACAGATGacagaaccacagaggagactGTGACTTTGAATGTTTCCT ATGTGAAGGATCTCAGAATCATTGGAGAGACAGCTGTGAAGGAGCACGAGACGCTGAATTTGACTTGCAGCGTTGACAGTTTCCCTCCATCACGGATCACATGGATTAAACTTTCTGACCTTTTCCTGCAAAATGGAACAGAAACTGTTGTGCAGAACGACACTTCAGCTGAACTTCTGAATGAGACAGAAACCTCTGAGCAGGAAGACGGCGATAAGAACTCCCTCATCATTTCTGATGTGACAGCAGGAGATTCTGGACAATACATTTGCAACGCAGAGCATCTCGACCAGACCctcacaaaagaaataaatgtgacagtgaaaT ACAGAAGAAATCCCCAGATGGCAGGTAGCACAGCAGTCAATGATGGAGACGTTCTGAACCTGACCTGCAGTGCAGACAGTTTCCCTCCGTCTCTTATTATTTGGACCAAACTTGGTTTCAACACAACCCTGCAAACTGACTCTGGATCAGCCTCACTTGTCATTCCCAACGTGACTGCAGAGGATTCTGGACAGTACGTCTGTACAGCGGTATATCTGGACTCAGCAGCCACTGAATATGCCGATGTGACCGTGACAT ACATCCATAAGAGCTCCGGATGTGAGCTTCGATCAGATgttctgacctgtgtgtgtatcagtgaaGGCTTTCCTTTACCCACCATCAAATGGCCGACGTTGAACAGTCACACAGAGTACTCCATCATGACGACCGTGTCAAACCACACAGTCAACAGTACTGTCACCCTCTCTCTAAAAACCGAGGGCAACACAACTGTTGAATGTGTCAGCGGAAATGAAAATGGGGaactaaaaaaaaccctccccgTTGAGAAGAAGCTGTCCGGAAAAGAAG ATCCGTCCATTCAGGAAGTTGTTTCATTGGAAGTCATCGTTGCCTTCTTGATTGGTGTTCTCCTCTCAGCAATCATTTCCTTCTTATTCATAAAATGTTACAG aagaaaacagaagactTCTGCAAATGCGGATGAGACCGTGGAACTTgtgacaaacaacaacaatccaTTG GCAGTGGAAGACGATCGTCCCTACGACCAGGAGGAAGCCCACGCTGGAACAGCGGCTGCAGAGAAAACCGCCGCTGAACTCGACAGCGAGTCAAAGGACGTGGAGTACGCCAACATCGACTTCTCTCTGCTAAAAAGAAAGACTCCTCTGGATGAAGCGAGGACAGATGAGAGCACGAAGACAGAGTACGCCGAAATCAAAAAAGAGGTAATAGAAGAAAGGGAGGATGACGGCAGGGAGGAAAGTGAAATGCtggagagggaagaggaagtggaggcgaaggagggagaggaggaagcagctgagaTGGAGGCGGTGTACTCCAATGTGAAGGAAGTCATGAATGAGATCTGA
- the LOC115397386 gene encoding sialic acid-binding Ig-like lectin 10 isoform X1, translated as MFVLIWATLLLCARDSTANTGTSVGLRQTCDRSFCIALPEELTAEAGLCVVIPCFFTAGFTARHAVWYQCQETKDRCGDVDIIFHTNNNNRKGQPGFRGRVSLLEPDVRQRICSIVINDLKESDSGAYQFRVIGTRDSDRYQFLQKVLISVKGLSQKPTVEIPPLTEGREATLTCTAPGLCSGSAPEFLWTWSGAGGSISGNITTLTDRLNAIANRYSSTLTFNPSAEHHGTNITCTVRLTDDRTTEETVTLNVSYVKDLRIIGETAVKEHETLNLTCSVDSFPPSRITWIKLSDLFLQNGTETVVQNDTSAELLNETETSEQEDGDKNSLIISDVTAGDSGQYICNAEHLDQTLTKEINVTVKYRRNPQMAGSTAVNDGDVLNLTCSADSFPPSLIIWTKLGFNTTLQTDSGSASLVIPNVTAEDSGQYVCTAVYLDSAATEYADVTVTYIHKSSGCELRSDVLTCVCISEGFPLPTIKWPTLNSHTEYSIMTTVSNHTVNSTVTLSLKTEGNTTVECVSGNENGELKKTLPVEKKLSGKEDPSIQEVVSLEVIVAFLIGVLLSAIISFLFIKCYRRKQKTSANADETVELVTNNNNPLAVEDDRPYDQEEAHAGTAAAEKTAAELDSESKDVEYANIDFSLLKRKTPLDEARTDESTKTEYAEIKKEVIEEREDDGREESEMLEREEEVEAKEGEEEAAEMEAVYSNVKEVMNEI; from the exons GTACATCTGTGGGACTACGGCAAACCTGTGATAGAAGTTTCTGTATCGCTCTCCCTGAAGAATTAACAGCAGAAGCCGGGCTCTGTGTGGTGATACCATGTTTTTTCACTGCAGGCTTTACTGCCAGACATGCAGTTTGGTACCAATGTCAGGAGACTAAAGACAGATGTGGGGACGTAGACATAATATTCCACACTAACAATAACAACCGAAAAGGTCAGCCTGGGTTCAGAGGTCGAGTGTCACTTTTGGAGCCTGATGTGAGGCAGAGAATCTGCAGCATCGTGATCAATGACCTGAAGGAGTCTGATTCTGGAGCTTATCAGTTCAGAGTCATTGGGACCAGGGACTCTGATAGATATCAATTCCTTCAAAAAGTACTGATCTCTGTTAAAG GTCTCAGTCAGAAGCCCACCGTGGAGATTCCTCCACTGACAGAAGGACGAGAGGCCACGCTGACCTGCACCGctcctggtctctgctctggatcTGCTCCTGAgttcctctggacctggagcgGAGCAGGAGGGAGCATCTCAGGAAACATCACCACTCTGACTGACCGCCTGAATGCCATCGCAAACAGATACAGTTCAACTCTGACCTTCAACCCCTCCGCTGAACACCACGGTACCAATATAACCTGTACGGTCCGGCTCACAGATGacagaaccacagaggagactGTGACTTTGAATGTTTCCT ATGTGAAGGATCTCAGAATCATTGGAGAGACAGCTGTGAAGGAGCACGAGACGCTGAATTTGACTTGCAGCGTTGACAGTTTCCCTCCATCACGGATCACATGGATTAAACTTTCTGACCTTTTCCTGCAAAATGGAACAGAAACTGTTGTGCAGAACGACACTTCAGCTGAACTTCTGAATGAGACAGAAACCTCTGAGCAGGAAGACGGCGATAAGAACTCCCTCATCATTTCTGATGTGACAGCAGGAGATTCTGGACAATACATTTGCAACGCAGAGCATCTCGACCAGACCctcacaaaagaaataaatgtgacagtgaaaT ACAGAAGAAATCCCCAGATGGCAGGTAGCACAGCAGTCAATGATGGAGACGTTCTGAACCTGACCTGCAGTGCAGACAGTTTCCCTCCGTCTCTTATTATTTGGACCAAACTTGGTTTCAACACAACCCTGCAAACTGACTCTGGATCAGCCTCACTTGTCATTCCCAACGTGACTGCAGAGGATTCTGGACAGTACGTCTGTACAGCGGTATATCTGGACTCAGCAGCCACTGAATATGCCGATGTGACCGTGACAT ACATCCATAAGAGCTCCGGATGTGAGCTTCGATCAGATgttctgacctgtgtgtgtatcagtgaaGGCTTTCCTTTACCCACCATCAAATGGCCGACGTTGAACAGTCACACAGAGTACTCCATCATGACGACCGTGTCAAACCACACAGTCAACAGTACTGTCACCCTCTCTCTAAAAACCGAGGGCAACACAACTGTTGAATGTGTCAGCGGAAATGAAAATGGGGaactaaaaaaaaccctccccgTTGAGAAGAAGCTGTCCGGAAAAGAAG ATCCGTCCATTCAGGAAGTTGTTTCATTGGAAGTCATCGTTGCCTTCTTGATTGGTGTTCTCCTCTCAGCAATCATTTCCTTCTTATTCATAAAATGTTACAG aagaaaacagaagactTCTGCAAATGCGGATGAGACCGTGGAACTTgtgacaaacaacaacaatccaTTG GCAGTGGAAGACGATCGTCCCTACGACCAGGAGGAAGCCCACGCTGGAACAGCGGCTGCAGAGAAAACCGCCGCTGAACTCGACAGCGAGTCAAAGGACGTGGAGTACGCCAACATCGACTTCTCTCTGCTAAAAAGAAAGACTCCTCTGGATGAAGCGAGGACAGATGAGAGCACGAAGACAGAGTACGCCGAAATCAAAAAAGAGGTAATAGAAGAAAGGGAGGATGACGGCAGGGAGGAAAGTGAAATGCtggagagggaagaggaagtggaggcgaaggagggagaggaggaagcagctgagaTGGAGGCGGTGTACTCCAATGTGAAGGAAGTCATGAATGAGATCTGA